AAGGTCTTAACCAAGGTTAAGTTACCGAGCTCTTTTCTGCTTAAATTGATTGCTCTTCCCTTATCTTCCCTTCCTTCATCCTTTTTAGCAGTCAAATCTCTTAGCCCTCTTCATCTCTCATCATTCTTACTCTGTTTCCCTCTTTCTTCACCTCGGCACAACCTTTCTTCTTCAgtatcttcttctccttttcatcatattctctctctctctctctctctctctctttgctcgCTCTTTGtttctccaacaaaaagaaaaaaatgtcaattgatCCTGTCATTTCTATTGCATCGGATGACTTGAAGTGTGTGGTTGTTCCCATCTCGCGTCATTTCGGATACGTTACGTCCTCCAAGAGCTACGCCCGGGATCTTCAGAAAGAAGTCGGGAAGCTGGCATACAAGGCTGAGATGGTCCAAAATGCCGTGGAAGCGGCCAGAAACAATGGTCAAAATGTCTACAGTTATGTCACGCAGTGGCAGGCAAATGCTGACAAGGCCTTGAATGAGGCGCGAGACTTATTGGACGACTTTGAAAAGGCAACCAAGACTTGCTGCTATGGGAGTCTTCCCGAACCCAGTTGCCGCTATCAGTTCAGCAAGTTAGCCAGGCACAAGATCGAGGGCATTCAGCTACTCGGTCAAGAACACAGTCAAATCAAGGATGTCTCCTTCAATGGTCTTGCTCTAGGGAATGTTACTGCTTCGACTCCGGCCAGGAGAGAGGACAAAGATGTCGTCCAGTCGACCATCGTGACGGCCTCTTCTACTTTTGCCTCGACCTTCAATGTGTTTTTTCCCATCTCGCGTCATTTCGAATACGTTATGTCCTCCAAGAGCTACGCTCGGGATCTTCAGAAAGAAGTCGGGAAGCTGGCATACAAGGCTGAGATGGTCCAAAATGCCGTGGAAGCGGCCAGAAACAATGGTCAAAATGTCTACAGTTATGTCACGCAGTGGCAGGCAAATGCTGACAAGGCCTTGAATGAGGCGCGAGACTTATTGGACGACTTCGAAAAGGCAACCAAGACTTGCTGCTATGGGAGTCTTCCCGAACCCAGTTGCCGCTATGAGTTCAGCAGGTTAGCCAGGCACAAGATCGAGGGCATTCAGCTACTCGGTCAAGAACACAGTCAAATCAAGGATGTCTCCTTCAATGGTCTTGCTCTAGGGAATGTTACTGTTTCGACTCCGGCCAGGAGAGAGGACAAAGATGTCGTCCAGTCGACCATCGTGACggcctcttcttcttttgcctcGACGTCAATTAAGCTTAAGGATGACGATATCTTCAAATCCAGAGAATTGATCATGCAGGAGATCATGGCCGCTCTTGCCGATAACAACAATAGCGTGGTTGGGATTTACGGGATGGGCGGGGTCGGCAAGTCCACGCTATTGGCTGACACtgaaaagagaataagaaaagagaagtcgTATGATTGGGTTGCTAAGGCCAACGTATCAAAAAATCCAGACATCATGATGATTCAAGAAGAGATTGCGGATGCCTTAGGCCTTACTAAAATCCAGGAAAGAAAGACTATCAGCAGGCGAGCGGAACTTCTGCACGGGAGGCTGAAAGAGGAGGAGAGTAACAGCAAGAAGGTCCTCATAATACTGGACAACTTGTGGAAGGGGCTGGATTTGAAATTAGTCGGCATTCCTTGCGGACATGACAACAAAGTCATCGGATGCAAGTTATTGTTGACATCGAGAGATCGAGATGTCTTGCGAAGGGAAATGGGCTGCGACAAGCCCTTCCACCTTGATGGGTTGCAGAAGGAAGAGGCAGAAGAATTGTTTGAGAAGACGGTGGGAGAAAAAGTTCATAATGATCCGTTCAAATCCTTGGTGGATATAGCACTCCACAGATGCGGAGGTTTGCCTTTCCTAATTATTGCAATGGCGAATATTTGTAAAGATGCTCAATTTTTTGAATGGGAGGATGTTTTGATACAAATCGAGATGTTTTCAAATAAAGGAATCGGTGGGATGATAAATGAGACGCTACGGTTGAGTTATGATCGTCTCAGAGGGGAGGATAGCAAGGAGTTGAAGTTATTATTACGACTTTGTGTTGTTTATGGTGTCTCTAAGCCCTCTCTTGAAAACTTGGTGAGGTATGGCGTGGGTTTGAGGTTATTTCGAGAAGATAGCACCATGGAAGAAATTAGAAATAGGTTAAACACATTGATCCGAAAATTGAAAGCAGCGTCCCTTTTGTTAGGAGACAATGAAGATGTTGATGATTTCAAGATACATGACTTGGTTCGTGGATTTGTTGCCTCGGTTGCTTCAAGAGATGACCCTTTTCTCGTGTTGAAAGATAATGGTAAGTTAGTAATAGAGTTGCCGAAGAACAAGCTCAGAAGTTGTACAGCAGTATGTTTTCCCTATGTTGACATGAAGGAGCTTCCCGAAGAATTAGATTGCCCCGAAATGCAGATCTTTTTGCTATTCACGAACAATGAATCTCTTACGGTCCcaaattcatattttaactCTATGAAAAAACTCACGGTCTTACATCTTTCTCAGGTGTGTCTCACTAGTTCACCTTCGCCGTTTCAGTTCTTGGTGAACTTACACACTCTATGTCTTGATGGTTGTTCATTAGAGGATGTAGCCATGATTGGCAAGCTAAAAGGGCTACAGATTCTTAGCTTTGTGAATTCCGATATTCAACGATTGCCAGAAGAAATTGGACAATTGGTAGAGCTGAGGTTGTTAGACTTAAACCATTGCACACTACTTAAGATAATTGAGCCAGGTGTGCTTGGAAACTTGATGAAATTAGAGGAGTTGTTTATGGAGAATAGCTTTGATCGATGGAATGCTGTGGAGCAAACTTCACCAACTAATGCTAGGCTTATTGAGTTGGATAACATGAAGAATCTCCACACTTTGCATGTGTCCATTCTTGATCCGAATGTGCTCCCAAAGGATCTAAACGTCAAGAAATTAACCAATTACAAAATCAAAATAGGTAATGTGGGGCGCCGGCAAAGTGACAAAGGATCAAGCACATTGAAGCTTAAGTTGGATCCAACAAGTGATATTCTTCATAAAGGATGCATACAAACTCTCTTAGGCAAAACTGATGATCTATTTTTAGATGGATTAAACGGAATTGAGCAAAGTATCTGCGTGTTATCCCAAGAAGGCTTCCCAAAATTAAAGCATCTGCACGTGGAGAATAGTTCCTCCATCCATTATGCCTTGCAATCACCATCCCTTACAGATTTTAAGACGCTGGAGTCTTTAATTCTCGATAATCTCATCAACTTGGAGAAGATATGCAACAACCACATCTCCAATGAGTCCTTTAGTGCATTAAAAGTAATACGGGTCGAAAGTTGCGACAAGATGGAagttttgtttcctcttttgttATTGAGAGAACTTCCATGGCTTGAAGAGATCCAAGCTATGTGGTGCCCCTTAATGCGGGGGATTGTAGAAGTTGATGATTGTGGCAAAGTTGAATTGCGTAATTTGCATGTATTGGAATTGCGTCATTTGCCAAATATCAAGAATTTTTTCACCCCCAAGACAGCTCCTTCAAGTATTGCATCAAAAGACCAAGTTGGCACTCAAGTTGCTTTCTTCAACAGGCAACAGGTAACTTTCAATCAAAAGAATATACCATCTATTAATCTTTTGTTGAGTTGCTAATTAGAAGTACTGTAGATTTTAATCCTTATTCTGTTTTCTTTCAGTTCATTTTCTTCCCAATTACCTTGTCCAATCATGCCTTTGCTGTAATTAGTTAAAGCAATCTTCTATTTCTCTTCACTGTGTAGAAGCCCAACTAATAGAATGGAATCCATGTAAATTTAGTTTGGGATAGGATCTGAGTTATTTTCAACTTACATGTTGCAAGTATACCTATATTAATAGGGTTTTACAGAGCAACATTGAAGGAAATTTTGGCATTAGAATGATTCCACAATAACGTCATTTCATAATCTTGTAAAATGGATTTCCTGAATTTAGTTATCTAACTCTATTATTATctataaaatataatatctaGGCGACTTAGGTAAAATTCAATACTAAGAAAGAGCATGGGGATTGGGCTTTCAAATAGTAGCAACGATGCGAACCTAATTGATGCACGTCATTTCCATATTGTGTCTTTTAATAAGCACTTAGTCATTGCATAGATCCTATTAGTATAAAAGTACACAATTTCATGCGTGTTCATATATTTATAAGCACTTTGGGCATAACAAACATAAATATTAAACGTATGCTAATATCTCGTAGTCGTAGGCAGCTTTGCAAAAACTACATGCAATTCCCCGTGAAGATCTTAAGCGGTACACATTTACTTCCAAAATTTGGTTATATAAATTATGGCATATTGCGCATAGCTATGTAATGTTATCATCCAATGGTCTTTTTAAATAGTTAACTGGGAATGCTATatgcataaagaaaaaaaaattagcctttCCTATGATTGTTTTATATGCTTGGGATACACTTGAAAGCCTACTAGGTGTTTTGCCTTTTTCATGAAGTCAACCGTGTTATTGCttcctcatttttattttggagaAGTCAACCGTATGAAGTCAATCATTGTCATTTTCCCGCTttatttactcaaaattttggcttaattctattaattaattcttgtaattaagttttttttgcTCATTTCTAAACTACTTTATGTGCGCTATTCCTTCATTATGGTCAAAATCATGGTCTTGATTTGTGAAAgattaaaacaaaatgattttcaagCGAATGATTGGTTTGAAGCACCTTCCAACATATAGTCAAGGCTCGAGCGTATGAAATGGCAATTAATATATAGTAGACTGTAacatgcataaaaaattaattaaatgattatgTATAATAAACCTTTATTTCTTAGAAATCGGACTTAGAAAATTGTCTCAAACACTATGTAATTGAGAATTTATAAATATGAAGTTGATAATTTAGATCATCACAACAATAATTAATGGCATTTAAATGAAATTGAGGCCGTTTATGTATGGTTGATTAAATTGATTATTGTTAGTAAAGAGAAGTAAACTATGGATAAGCAGTAATTAAGGAAAACGCACGGCCGTTTTGTACAACAAAAATTTCTTAAAGCCTTTTAGTTGACTAGACATGATTGCCCTATTATAATGACGTAATAAAGATTCGAGGAAATTTAAGTTGCCATGGTAGATTTGCGAAGTATAAAAAGGAAGTTTGAGTATGGGCGTTTGCGGCCTACTGTGCTACGACACCGATACGTGTCATCATGCTTTTCTCCTTTTCGTGGGCCCCCTCTCCCCCCATCTGAAAGTTGTTCAGCATCGCGAGAGGGACTGCGTCTTCTCTCACTCCCTACTCGCCACGCGCTGAAGGGCTGAGAATCAGATCGGCTTACTGCCGCCGTCGACTTGCTCATCGCGATCCTTCATCTCCCTTGCGGACCAGGCAAATTCTATCTCTATCTGTTTCTCTCACGAACTCAGCGTGACAAACAAGCTTGCCGCTGCTATGGGCCTTGGTCATGCCTCTCTGAAGTTGATTTTTCTGTGatgtgaagaaagagagaacgaGGATTtggtaaaatgaaaaagaaaaaagaaaaaaagaagagagaaaataaggtGCCGTGCTGTGTGTTAACTATTGTTGTGAGCCATAGACGATAAGTGTAAGGATCGTAGTAGACTATCAACACCCGAATAGTTAACATTAAGGATTGAAGGTATTACATTCGTGAGAAGATACAAATTATAGGATAATTATAAAAGAGAAACTCCTCGTgtaaattttattgaattttattgaataaattataatatttcacgcataaattattaaattgattaTGTCTAGATAAGCCCAAGTAGGCTTAGGTAGGTGGCtcgggaagggaaaaaaaaaaacgaagttACTTACATAGCCTAACCTTTTATAATAGTAATTTTCCCTTGTGAAGTAATaaattacttttcaaaattgctAAATTTCTTTAGGTAGGTAGTAAactaaaccttttgtaattaAGTCTTATAGCATAGTAATTTACTTCTTGTGATTGCAATCTCGCTTGTTTGATCACTTATTGCAATgatatattttcctttgttaGTAAATTGCCTATGTCTTTCGTAATCATGGTCATTCtatagttttttaatttttaattttgtttcattGTATTAATCTCCATTGTGAGATAGTAGGAATCATCCCATGAAATGAACAATATATTGTCAAAATAGTAACATAACCTAAGAGAAATTAGTTTATCTTATAGGAAGTGATTTACCTTGAATGTACTTCCTTTTCCTCAATGGATCGCTAATTTTTGTAGTCGTTATCAAAAGGAATGATTGCTATTTCTTGATGACCATAATTTCCCTTATTGTTAGTAAATTGCTTGTAATAACACCCACGAGTATattgtaaataaaaatgaagtttgtTAGTTGTCTTTTGCGGTCATAAAATACCTTTCCAGATTGTAAATCAGCTTTCTTTTATCACAGATTTttgtaaatgaaaattttttcccAAAGTTCATGAAGTTTCTTTCACGACCATTTGAATAACCTGATATAGCATGTAAGATTTTTGCCTGTGTTTTGTAATTGAAAGTACTAATGCTGATGGGTCTATCCACTAGGTGTCAATCCCATCCTTGGAGTCCTTGATGATGGCCGGACTTCCCAATCTGGAAAATATATGGAGCGATGAATCTCCATTAGGGCTGAGCAATCTCCAATTTCTTGAGGTCTCGTTGTGCAATTCTCTCTCAAAAGTTATCAATTCCAAGTCACTAGTAAAACTACACAAGTTACACACTTTAATAGTAGAAGCTTGTATTTCGTTGCAAGAAATTTTTGACCTTGACGGACTAAGCACCAATGCAAATATCGAGACTCTCTCTGAGCTAAACACCATCCGTATAAGAGGATTGCTAGGCTTGAGGCGCATATGGAACAAGAATCCATGTGGAATTGTGAGACTCCACAATTTGAAGAAAGTACGAGTGCATGATTGTAACAATCTCAAGTTTATGTTTTTCCCATCCATGGTTCAATATCTTGCACAATTGAGAGAACTAGAGGTACATGATTGCAAGAAGATGGAGGTGATCATAATGGAGGAAGAAGGGTTGAGCATAGAAACATCGGATATTCTAGTATTCCCGATGTTGACCATTTTACGACTTACATATTTGGAAAGTTTAACGTGCTTCTCTTACAGAAAGTGTaagatcaatttttttggtttcatcatTCAAGACCTTCTTAGATTAATTTATCCTTGCCATGCAAAAGATGCCATTCTTTTCATCTAATGAAAACTTGATGACAGGTACATCGGAAGCTCGAGGTGAGGACCGCATCAAATCCCGCTCCACTATCCTCTTCAGTcaagaggtatgtgattaacgctatatcataatcttaaatataacaaaaatcTGATAGAGTAAAATGCTTGCCATCAATTTTATGTGTTGTAGGACTTTAGAAGTTTACATGCCATGCATTTCGAGTTGCCACATGCCACAACAAATAATTGGCAAGTTTCAATTCACACCAATAAGAGTTGGATCAATCAcgtcaaattattaagaaattagaaaaaaaaaagatatatacatataaataaatattatgcCAGCCagctaattaattaaaagtaacAATTAAATAGTTGTACCGGAGACAAAGCATAATTGCCAAACTCCCCTTTGGTTAAAATTGATTACGTTCCACATAATCACTGCACCGTGAAATCTGGAGAAGTCAAAGTAGAGTTACTATTCAAAttgtgattttaaatttaaatgaaGAATTTAAAGTAGAGTTACCATATATACAAAAGTTGGATAATTAATCTTCAATGAGCTCAATCGTTaactatataataaaaaaatttgtaatatAGTCACTGCAACTTTTACTTGATCACCTAAgacaataaattttcatttctttataatttacGCACTTTGACAAAAAAGTATGGAATTTTCCGGCGACCTATTGATGTGGAAGACATGTGGCTAATTTTCTAAATGGGCTACTGTTTCCACTTCACTACTGAATCATCACCTCACTGGAAAATCTACTATAAATATTTATTAGTCActaaaaacttttaatttgcaaGATGATCGTTCTACTTTTCTTGTACTTTCCACTCATCTTGCTTCCAACGAGAATTCCTCTTTTTCATAGGTGATTGCCTTGTTCAAGACCATGGGTCTTAATGAGTTTTAGCATTGCGATTTAGCAATGTAACCCTTCctattatatatttcttttgatgaattttgtattCTCTCAAAATTACAACaatgttatattatatataaaatcacACTATGCCATGTGACATTGACAATTAGCATCTTTCTTCCAAACATAACTAAATATAAGTACTTtgtatcaaaataaaaatcaaataatcgACTAGCTGGCAATTTATGTTCATTGGACAACActgtatttttgttaattttgctaCAACTTTACATATATTATGTTAATATCAATTCGTGTCATTTTCGAATTTGTTAGATAATCATTTACGAATATGTTAATTCGTATTATAAATTGTCAGccctttcaatttttattttttttatatatataaaatttaatagtTCTCATGGGCATGTACAATTACACTCACTTGGCTTCATTTAcacttgatctttttttttttttttgtacaattttttttttcccgatgGAAGGGAGCTCTTGCTTTCAGATTAATCATACCCCTAAGCCTCGATTCTGTCTTAAACGCCAAATTGCGCAATTAGTTTTTGCTCGTTGCTCGACCATTTTTTTGGATGCGGGCACTGTGTTGGGCTCCGGTTTGTCGACCCAGTTGGTGGGGGGTGGTCGACACGTCAACGTTAGTGAATTTAAGGCAACCCCTGGGCTACTGTTCCGTTGCTCCGCGAGACTACGTGATCCCAGGTAGCTTGCGAGCCACAGACGCAATCTCAGCCACTGCATCGTGTAGGCCCTAGCGCGCTTTAATGGCGCTAATCGACTGGTGTCGATGGCTCCACTTTACGGGATTGTCGCTCACGTAGGGGGGGACTCACTGTTTTGAAAGTTGGGGGTTTCTATGACGTGGCAGGAGGCCATTAGCAGAATGGTAGGATGGGCGGTGGGCCCTGGTAAGGCTTTGCGTTgcattggattttttttcttatagaaAGCTTTTGCTGTGTGGCAAAGTAAGGATGTTTTTTATGCCGTGTCAGGTTAGGTCTTTCTTCTTGATGTGGTGGTCCACGAGGGAAAGAGAGATGCTTGATGGCTCGA
This Eucalyptus grandis isolate ANBG69807.140 chromosome 7, ASM1654582v1, whole genome shotgun sequence DNA region includes the following protein-coding sequences:
- the LOC104452595 gene encoding uncharacterized protein LOC104452595 isoform X1 — its product is MVQNAVEAARNNGQNVYSYVTQWQANADKALNEARDLLDDFEKATKTCCYGSLPEPSCRYEFSRLARHKIEGIQLLGQEHSQIKDVSFNGLALGNVTVSTPARREDKDVVQSTIVTASSSFASTSIKLKDDDIFKSRELIMQEIMAALADNNNSVVGIYGMGGVGKSTLLADTEKRIRKEKSYDWVAKANVSKNPDIMMIQEEIADALGLTKIQERKTISRRAELLHGRLKEEESNSKKVLIILDNLWKGLDLKLVGIPCGHDNKVIGCKLLLTSRDRDVLRREMGCDKPFHLDGLQKEEAEELFEKTVGEKVHNDPFKSLVDIALHRCGGLPFLIIAMANICKDAQFFEWEDVLIQIEMFSNKGIGGMINETLRLSYDRLRGEDSKELKLLLRLCVVYGVSKPSLENLVRYGVGLRLFREDSTMEEIRNRLNTLIRKLKAASLLLGDNEDVDDFKIHDLVRGFVASVASRDDPFLVLKDNGKLVIELPKNKLRSCTAVCFPYVDMKELPEELDCPEMQIFLLFTNNESLTVPNSYFNSMKKLTVLHLSQVCLTSSPSPFQFLVNLHTLCLDGCSLEDVAMIGKLKGLQILSFVNSDIQRLPEEIGQLVELRLLDLNHCTLLKIIEPGVLGNLMKLEELFMENSFDRWNAVEQTSPTNARLIELDNMKNLHTLHVSILDPNVLPKDLNVKKLTNYKIKIGNVGRRQSDKGSSTLKLKLDPTSDILHKGCIQTLLGKTDDLFLDGLNGIEQSICVLSQEGFPKLKHLHVENSSSIHYALQSPSLTDFKTLESLILDNLINLEKICNNHISNESFSALKVIRVESCDKMEVLFPLLLLRELPWLEEIQAMWCPLMRGIVEVDDCGKVELRNLHVLELRHLPNIKNFFTPKTAPSSIASKDQVGTQVAFFNRQQVSIPSLESLMMAGLPNLENIWSDESPLGLSNLQFLEVSLCNSLSKVINSKSLVKLHKLHTLIVEACISLQEIFDLDGLSTNANIETLSELNTIRIRGLLGLRRIWNKNPCGIVRLHNLKKVRVHDCNNLKFMFFPSMVQYLAQLRELEVHDCKKMEVIIMEEEGLSIETSDILVFPMLTILRLTYLESLTCFSYRKCTSEARGEDRIKSRSTILFSQEVAFPSLKTLYIDGMDNIEILWNDQVAADSLHNLKSLEVWRCNKLLNIFPSRILGQLRSLESLRVGSCALLEVVFKLQPLNPLDGHLVAHLPLKRLQLDGLPKLKCVWDKELHSRVKFQCLHFIIVSGCESLTSLFPASVAMHLTQLEELDISECGIVELIEKEEGLVPRFVFPNLTSLKLEHLIELKCIYTGKHALHWPMLKTLVVRGCDKLEILASHLENDMPLDKQPLFLIEKATWRWPLIRSVVTFLCFLFRVQRIRNQAHSKHMLRRMALPSGTYSTSEKELEDSQVQKIISLLDMGETGVQIVGIHGRDGIGKTALAKTVYNEISLEFDACSFLAEIEETIMHPGGLQHLRTKLICDILKREYEVASAFKEVRFFKEIFRNMKVLIVLDDVESRSLLKEFVGAKLDWFGSGSRIIITSKQRSILQGYVDRKLAHEYVVSPMDDNRAFDLFWKYARERSYVQQPYARERRYVQQPYFQIAMKIVKAVEGLPLLAKVIGSFLHGKGQEEWIKFEGLIQQFQEDYWKFLTIIYEALDQKKKQMYLDIACFLPDVDFRIASYMWHYYERPHDEIEVLFRMSLIKIEENKIGMHSILRCLARKIIFEGLHDPGTCVGSYVPVITQDPEKRIMGTDQHNNEVAGFEIPPNTTFLSLGHANIGGKFAGALLSVRWLHWQGCPRDIKAIDFHLENLVVLDLSWSKVNESWGCWKGIKMEHLKVLNFTGCADLLVTPNFSCCPNLEILILERCSRLVHLDPSINDSKLLVTLNLTFCSELSMLPVKMDGMIALRELLIDGTSIRELPESIGKLVQLQILSAANCFSLAGVPGSVCQLKALSVLVLDDAKILELPESIGDLGELRRLSLRNCRGLEKLPETIGKLKESLVELDISSSGILKLPDSTKNLRSLKVLKMDSCFIREFPRDVGELINLEEVHASWCRNLEGAIPSGISKLHHLRELRLRGSRISSLPSEIQFISSLQTLDLLHCTLLKELPLLHSNLIDLYVDPGLTQDM
- the LOC104452595 gene encoding uncharacterized protein LOC104452595 isoform X2, with protein sequence MVQNAVEAARNNGQNVYSYVTQWQANADKALNEARDLLDDFEKATKTCCYGSLPEPSCRYEFSRLARHKIEGIQLLGQEHSQIKDVSFNGLALGNVTVSTPARREDKDVVQSTIVTASSSFASTSIKLKDDDIFKSRELIMQEIMAALADNNNSVVGIYGMGGVGKSTLLADTEKRIRKEKSYDWVAKANVSKNPDIMMIQEEIADALGLTKIQERKTISRRAELLHGRLKEEESNSKKVLIILDNLWKGLDLKLVGIPCGHDNKVIGCKLLLTSRDRDVLRREMGCDKPFHLDGLQKEEAEELFEKTVGEKVHNDPFKSLVDIALHRCGGLPFLIIAMANICKDAQFFEWEDVLIQIEMFSNKGIGGMINETLRLSYDRLRGEDSKELKLLLRLCVVYGVSKPSLENLVRYGVGLRLFREDSTMEEIRNRLNTLIRKLKAASLLLGDNEDVDDFKIHDLVRGFVASVASRDDPFLVLKDNGKLVIELPKNKLRSCTAVCFPYVDMKELPEELDCPEMQIFLLFTNNESLTVPNSYFNSMKKLTVLHLSQVCLTSSPSPFQFLVNLHTLCLDGCSLEDVAMIGKLKGLQILSFVNSDIQRLPEEIGQLVELRLLDLNHCTLLKIIEPGVLGNLMKLEELFMENSFDRWNAVEQTSPTNARLIELDNMKNLHTLHVSILDPNVLPKDLNVKKLTNYKIKIGNVGRRQSDKGSSTLKLKLDPTSDILHKGCIQTLLGKTDDLFLDGLNGIEQSICVLSQEGFPKLKHLHVENSSSIHYALQSPSLTDFKTLESLILDNLINLEKICNNHISNESFSALKVIRVESCDKMEVLFPLLLLRELPWLEEIQAMWCPLMRGIVEVDDCGKVELRNLHVLELRHLPNIKNFFTPKTAPSSIASKDQVGTQVAFFNRQQVSIPSLESLMMAGLPNLENIWSDESPLGLSNLQFLEVSLCNSLSKVINSKSLVKLHKLHTLIVEACISLQEIFDLDGLSTNANIETLSELNTIRIRGLLGLRRIWNKNPCGIVRLHNLKKVRVHDCNNLKFMFFPSMVQYLAQLRELEVHDCKKMEVIIMEEEGLSIETSDILVFPMLTILRLTYLESLTCFSYRKCTSEARGEDRIKSRSTILFSQEVAFPSLKTLYIDGMDNIEILWNDQVAADSLHNLKSLEVWRCNKLLNIFPSRILGQLRSLESLRVGSCALLEVVFKLQPLNPLDGHLVAHLPLKRLQLDGLPKLKCVWDKELHSRVKFQCLHFIIVSGCESLTSLFPASVAMHLTQLEELDISECGIVELIEKEEGLVPRFVFPNLTSLKLEHLIELKCIYTGKHALHWPMLKTLVVRGCDKLEILASHLENDMPLDKQPLFLIEKATWRWPLIRSVVTFLCFLFRVQRIRNQAHSKHMLRRMALPSGTYSTSELEDSQVQKIISLLDMGETGVQIVGIHGRDGIGKTALAKTVYNEISLEFDACSFLAEIEETIMHPGGLQHLRTKLICDILKREYEVASAFKEVRFFKEIFRNMKVLIVLDDVESRSLLKEFVGAKLDWFGSGSRIIITSKQRSILQGYVDRKLAHEYVVSPMDDNRAFDLFWKYARERSYVQQPYARERRYVQQPYFQIAMKIVKAVEGLPLLAKVIGSFLHGKGQEEWIKFEGLIQQFQEDYWKFLTIIYEALDQKKKQMYLDIACFLPDVDFRIASYMWHYYERPHDEIEVLFRMSLIKIEENKIGMHSILRCLARKIIFEGLHDPGTCVGSYVPVITQDPEKRIMGTDQHNNEVAGFEIPPNTTFLSLGHANIGGKFAGALLSVRWLHWQGCPRDIKAIDFHLENLVVLDLSWSKVNESWGCWKGIKMEHLKVLNFTGCADLLVTPNFSCCPNLEILILERCSRLVHLDPSINDSKLLVTLNLTFCSELSMLPVKMDGMIALRELLIDGTSIRELPESIGKLVQLQILSAANCFSLAGVPGSVCQLKALSVLVLDDAKILELPESIGDLGELRRLSLRNCRGLEKLPETIGKLKESLVELDISSSGILKLPDSTKNLRSLKVLKMDSCFIREFPRDVGELINLEEVHASWCRNLEGAIPSGISKLHHLRELRLRGSRISSLPSEIQFISSLQTLDLLHCTLLKELPLLHSNLIDLYVDPGLTQDM